ACGCAGCTCATGGGGTTGGCCTTTGGCCTGCCCGCGCGGGCCCTGGGTTTCGGCAAGGAGATCGTGCCGGCCAACCCGGCTTTGGCCAAGATCGGCGCCGAGCCGCCGCCGAAGCTCAAGAAGGAACGCCCCAGCAGAGAAGCGCTGCCCATGCCGGTGATGCCGGAGGAGGAATGAGCCATGAGTGAACAGGAGCGTGTTGGCGTGTATGTGTGCCATTGCGGCACCAACATCGCCGCTACCGTGGATGTGGAGTACGTGGCAAAATGGGCCGCCGAAGCGCTGAAAGACCGTGACGTGGTGGTGGCGCGCGACTACCAATTCATGTGCTCGAGCCTGGGGCAGGAGCTGATCGAGGCCGACATCAAGGAAAAGGGGCTGACCCGCGTGGTGGTGGCGGCGTGCTCACCGCACCTGCACGAGCAGACCTTTCGCAACGCCTGCCAACGCGCCGGCTTGAACCCCTTCTTGTGCGAGCTGGTCTCCATTCGCGAACAAGTCTCGTGGGTGCACACCGATCGGGCGGCGGCCACCGAAAAAGCGCGGGCCGTCGTATCGGGCGGGGTCGAGCGGGTGAAGCTGCACGAACCGCTGGAACCGCTGCGGGTGCCCATTCATCCGGCCACGTTGGTGGTGGGCGGCGGCATCGCCGGCATCCAGGCCGCCCTCGAAATTGCCGATAGCGGCTTCCCTGTCTATTTGGTCGAGCGACAGCCCTCGATCGGCGGGCACATGGCCCAGTTCGACAAGACCTTCCCCACGCTCGACTGCTCGGCCTGCATCCTCACCCCCAAGATGGTGAACGCCGGCGGACATCCGCACATCACGCTGATGACCTACAGCGAGGTCGAGCGGGTGGATGGCTACGTGGGCAACTTCACCGTCACCATTCGCAAGAAGGCGCGATACGTCAACGAAGACGTCTGCACGGGCTGCGGCATCTGCACCGAGAAATGCCCGGTGCGCGTGATCGACGATGTCTTCGAGGCGGGATTGGGCTACCGCAAAGCTGTGTATCGCCCGTTCCCGCAGGCGGTGCCCAAATACCCGGTGATCGACACCCAGAACTGCACCTTCTTCCAGCGCGGCAAGTGCAAGGCCTGCCAGATCTTCTGCCCCACGCAGCCCAAGGCCATCGACTTCGAGCAGAAGGACGAGCTGGTGCAGGTGCAGGTGGGCAACATCATTCTGGCCACCGGCTACGACCTGTTCAACTGCCGGCAGGTGCCGCAGTATGGGTACGGCAGATTGGCAAACATCTTCACCAGCCTGGAATTCGAGCGCCTGTGCAACGCCGCCGGGCCCACGCAAGGCAGCGTGGTGCTGCGCGACGGCGTCACCAAGCCCAAGACGGTGGGGATCATCCACTGCGTGGGCAGCCGCGACCGCCGCTTCAACAACTATTGCTCGGTGATCTGCTGCATGCAGAGCCTGAAGTTCGCCCATTTGGTGAAAGAGCGCACCGGCGCCGAGGTGTACAACTTCTACATCGACATGCGCACGGCCTTCAAAGAGTACGACGAGTTCTACCAGCGCGTGCTCGAAGAGGGGGTGCATTTCATCCGCGGGCGCGTGGCCGAAGTGACCGACGCGGCGCGGCTGCCGGGCGAGGAAGGTCGCATTATCGTGCAGGTGGAAGACACTTTCATCGGCAAGCAGCGGCGCATCCCCGTGGATATGATCATCCTCTCGGCGGCGCTGGTGCCACGGCCCGACGCCGACGAGGTGGCGCAGCGGTTCGGCATTGCCTGCAGTTCCAACGGCTGGTTCATCGAGAAGCACCCCAAGCTCGACCCGGTGGCGACGATGACCGAGGGCATCTTCATCGCTGGGGCCTGCCAGGGGCCCAAAGATATTCCAGCCAGCGTGTCGCAGGGGGCGGCGGCGGCGGCGCGGGTGCTGGGGCGCATCAATCAGAAAGAGATGGCCCTGGAGCCGGTGCGAGCCAGCGTCATTGCCGCCCAATGCTCGGGTTGCCGCATCTGCAACAACCTGTGCCCGTTCAACGCCATCAGCTTCGATACGGCGCGCAAGGTCACAGAGATCAATCCGGCGCTGTGCCAGGGTTGCGGCACCTGTGTGGCGGCTTGCCCATCGGGCGCCATCACCGGCACGCAGTTCAGCAACGCACAAGTGATGGCGCAATTGGAAGGTCTGCTGCTGCGCAATGTGGGCGGTGGACTGATCCCAACCTACGAACCGGAACGAGTGCTGGCATAAGGGAGGCGCACCATGGCTACGAACAACGAGCAATTTGAACCCACCATCATCGGCTTCACCTGCAACTGGTGCAGCTATCGGGCGGCGGACCTGGCAGGGACGTCGCGCACCAAGTACCCGCCCAATGTGCGCCTCATTCGCCTGATGTGTTCGGGTCGCCTTGACCCCACCTTTGTGCTGAAAGCGCTGAGCCTGGGCGCCGACGGCGTGCTGATCACCGGCTGCCATCCGGGCGAGTGCCACTATCTGGAGCAGAACTACAAGGCTCTGCGCCGCTACGCCCTGCTCAAACGTATGCTGGCCCAGTTCGGCGTCGAGCCCGAACGCGTCAAGCTGGTGTGGGCCAGCGCCGCTGAGGGGGTGCGCCTGGCGCACGAGATCACGGAAATGGTCGAGAGCGTGCGGGCGCTGGGGCCGCTGAACTGGCCGGGCGTGGTCGCGTCCGAGCAGCCGGCGCACGAGCCGGCGCAGGCATCTGTCACCCAACGACTCCCATCGCCGGCTGAAGTCCCCCAGGAGGCAGCCGCATGAGCACCAAACCCAAACTGGCCATGTACTGGGCCTCGTCTTGCGGCGGCTGCGAGATCAGCGTCCTCAACATTGGCGAACACATTCTCACCGTCGACGAAGTCTTCGATCTGGCGTTCTTCCCGTGCATCGCTGACTTCAAAATCAAAGATGTGCAGGGCTATCCCGACGGCTCTATCGACCTCTGCCTGTTCAACGGCGCCATCCGCAACTCGGAAAACGAGGAGATGGCCCATCTGCTGCGGCGCAAATCCAAGGTGCTGGTGGCCTTTGGCTCCTGCGCCTACGAGGGCTGCATCCCGGCCCTGTCCAACTTGACGTCGCGGGCGGCTACGCTGCGCACGGTGTTTCTGGACAATCCCAGCCTCGACAATCCCCACGGCATCCTGCCGCAACCGCATTTTGCGGCGCCAGAAGGCGTGCTCGAGCTGCCGGAGTTCTACCACACCGTCAAAGCCCTCGATCAAGTCGTGGACGTCGACTACTTCATCCCCGGCTGCCCGCCCGAACCCCACCAGATCTGGGCGGTGCTGCAAGTGGTGGTGGCGGCGCTCACGCAAGGGGCGCCTCTGCCGCCGCAGGGGGCGGTGGTGGGCGCTGGCGATGTGGCCGTGTGCGAAGAATGCCCGCTGGCGAAGCACGAGAAGACGATCAGCCGGTTCTATCGGCCGTACGAAGTGCAGCCAACGCCCGGTCTCTGCCTGCTGGAGCAAGGGCTGATGTGCAACGGCCCGGCCACGCGCTCTGGCTGCGGCGCTCTGTGCCCGCAAGTGGGCATGGGCTGTCGGGGCTGCTACGGGCCGCTGGCCGGCGTGGAAGATCAAGGCGCGCGCATTCTCACCGCCGTCGCCTCGGTGATCGACGTGGCCGGCAAGCCCGGCGACAACGAGGAGGCGCTGGCGCGCAAGGTCGAGGCCGCCATCGACACCATCGTCGACCCGGCGGGCACGTTCTATCGCTTCAGCATGGCGCATTCGCTGTTGCGCCGCGTGCGCACCGCGGATGCAGCGCTGACGCCGGGCGCCCCCGCTGCCCGCAACGGCGGCAATGGCGCTGCGCCTGCGGCTGCCGCCCAGCCATCCCGCAAGGAGGTGAAGGTCGCATGAAACGCATTACCATCGATCCCATCACCCGGCTGGAAGGCCACGGCAAGATCGCCATCTTTCTGAATGAAGACGGCGATGTGGCCAACACCTATTTCCAGATCCCCGAACTGCGCGGCTTCGAGCAGTTCTGCGTGGGCCGGCCCGCCGAGGAAATGCCGCGCATCACCAATCGCATTTGCGGCGTCTGCCCCGAAGCGCACCACATGGCCGCCACCAAAGCCCTGGACGCGCTGTTCCATGTCGAACCGGCGCCGGCGGTGAAGAAGCTGCGCGAGCTGTTCTACATGGCTTTCTACGTCACCGACCATACCACGCACTTCTACGCCCTCGGCGGCCCCGATTTCGTGGTGGGGCCCGACGCTCCCGCGGCCGAGCGCAACATCCTGGGCGTGATCCACAAAGTGGGCGTGGAGACCGGAAAGCAGGTCATCGACTGCCGCATGCGCAATCACCACGTGATCAAGATGCTCGGCGGGCGGGGCGTGCATCCGGTGGCCGGGCTGCCCGGCGGCTGGAGTCGCGCCCTCGCGCCCGCCGAACGGGCCGAGGTGGAAGACATCGCCCGCCAGAACGTGGACT
This genomic stretch from Caldilineales bacterium harbors:
- a CDS encoding CoB--CoM heterodisulfide reductase iron-sulfur subunit A family protein, producing the protein MSEQERVGVYVCHCGTNIAATVDVEYVAKWAAEALKDRDVVVARDYQFMCSSLGQELIEADIKEKGLTRVVVAACSPHLHEQTFRNACQRAGLNPFLCELVSIREQVSWVHTDRAAATEKARAVVSGGVERVKLHEPLEPLRVPIHPATLVVGGGIAGIQAALEIADSGFPVYLVERQPSIGGHMAQFDKTFPTLDCSACILTPKMVNAGGHPHITLMTYSEVERVDGYVGNFTVTIRKKARYVNEDVCTGCGICTEKCPVRVIDDVFEAGLGYRKAVYRPFPQAVPKYPVIDTQNCTFFQRGKCKACQIFCPTQPKAIDFEQKDELVQVQVGNIILATGYDLFNCRQVPQYGYGRLANIFTSLEFERLCNAAGPTQGSVVLRDGVTKPKTVGIIHCVGSRDRRFNNYCSVICCMQSLKFAHLVKERTGAEVYNFYIDMRTAFKEYDEFYQRVLEEGVHFIRGRVAEVTDAARLPGEEGRIIVQVEDTFIGKQRRIPVDMIILSAALVPRPDADEVAQRFGIACSSNGWFIEKHPKLDPVATMTEGIFIAGACQGPKDIPASVSQGAAAAARVLGRINQKEMALEPVRASVIAAQCSGCRICNNLCPFNAISFDTARKVTEINPALCQGCGTCVAACPSGAITGTQFSNAQVMAQLEGLLLRNVGGGLIPTYEPERVLA
- a CDS encoding hydrogenase iron-sulfur subunit encodes the protein MATNNEQFEPTIIGFTCNWCSYRAADLAGTSRTKYPPNVRLIRLMCSGRLDPTFVLKALSLGADGVLITGCHPGECHYLEQNYKALRRYALLKRMLAQFGVEPERVKLVWASAAEGVRLAHEITEMVESVRALGPLNWPGVVASEQPAHEPAQASVTQRLPSPAEVPQEAAA